The window GGGAGCCTTGAGGACACCAGCAACACGTGCAAGCTGCAGCTCGCGGGACTCGAGGGCTGCCAGTGCGGCAACTCCTGCTGCGTCCAATGCCTTGCCTTCGAAGACGCCGGTCTTGATAACCAGCTGCTTGTTGGCCTTGGCAAAGTCCGTCAGGCTCTTGGCAGCAGCAACAGCGTCACCCTTGATGAAGGCGATTGCAGTAGGGCCGGCGAGCTGATCGTTGAATGCTTCAACTCCAGCTTCCTTGGCTGCAATGGCACTCAGGGTGTTCTTGACGACCGAGAACTTGGTGTCCTGGCCGAGCGCAACA is drawn from Arthrobacter sp. 31Y and contains these coding sequences:
- the rplJ gene encoding 50S ribosomal protein L10, producing the protein MTTPSKISAVAEITNDFKESNAAVLTEYRGLTVAQLKELRVALGQDTKFSVVKNTLSAIAAKEAGVEAFNDQLAGPTAIAFIKGDAVAAAKSLTDFAKANKQLVIKTGVFEGKALDAAGVAALAALESRELQLARVAGVLKAPASAAARIIDALRLKLEEEGGASAPAAEEAPAAEEAAAEEVAAPAEAAEAATEEN